From Rhodothermales bacterium, one genomic window encodes:
- the purE gene encoding 5-(carboxyamino)imidazole ribonucleotide mutase — protein sequence MSTDLSPLVGIAMGSESDLPVMEAAAEALAEFGVPFEMRVLSAHRTPAAMTAYARTAHERGIKVIIAGAGGAAHLPGMIAASTPLPVIGVPVPTRHLQGLDSLLSIVQMPGGVPVATVAIGGAKNAGLLAVQILATGDPGLLQRVVAYKTHLLEVVDKMDNAVRARGLELLGGRPE from the coding sequence ATGTCTACCGACCTGTCCCCTCTCGTGGGTATTGCCATGGGCAGCGAATCGGACCTGCCCGTCATGGAGGCGGCCGCCGAGGCGCTCGCGGAATTCGGCGTTCCGTTCGAAATGCGCGTCCTATCCGCGCATCGCACGCCGGCGGCGATGACCGCCTATGCGCGGACTGCCCATGAGCGCGGCATCAAGGTCATCATTGCCGGCGCCGGCGGCGCCGCGCACCTACCGGGGATGATCGCCGCATCGACCCCCCTGCCCGTCATCGGTGTTCCGGTGCCCACACGGCATCTTCAGGGGCTGGATTCACTGCTCTCCATCGTCCAGATGCCGGGGGGCGTTCCCGTGGCGACGGTGGCCATCGGCGGCGCAAAAAACGCCGGCCTGCTCGCCGTGCAAATCCTTGCCACCGGCGACCCGGGGCTTTTGCAACGGGTCGTGGCCTATAAGACGCATCTCCTCGAGGTCGTCGACAAGATGGACAACGCGGTCCGCGCGCGAGGCCTCGAATTGCTCGGCGGCCGACCAGAATAA